From Paracoccus suum, the proteins below share one genomic window:
- a CDS encoding DNA cytosine methyltransferase, protein MAVYYNDADPAICAWLRELIAAGLLPAGQVDERSILEVEPTELRGFAQCHFFAGIGGWPYALRLAGVADDLSVWTGSPPCQPFSQAGQRKGQDDDRHLAPAFLRLVAACRPELVFGEQVASAAVLGPVGRKSRAAVEGPTGWAWFDALAADLEAASYAVAAADLPAAGIGAPHIRQRLFFGAVALDAVTRGLGDGLGEGSQGRIGMPVGADQCAARPTGLAGGLADGDGGLARHEAIQRGRQHRCEPQDAEAGRLVEVTDPAGTCATDGVWRNPDWLFCRDGRWRPVEPGTFPLADGISGRMGLLRGYGNAIVPPLAAEFVTAFLGSLPEGLR, encoded by the coding sequence ATGGCCGTCTACTACAACGATGCCGATCCCGCGATCTGCGCCTGGCTGCGGGAACTGATCGCGGCCGGGCTTCTGCCCGCGGGCCAAGTGGACGAAAGGTCCATCCTCGAGGTGGAGCCCACCGAGCTGCGCGGCTTCGCGCAATGTCATTTCTTCGCCGGCATCGGCGGCTGGCCATATGCGCTGCGACTCGCGGGCGTAGCGGACGATCTGTCCGTCTGGACCGGTTCGCCGCCCTGCCAGCCCTTCAGTCAGGCCGGGCAGCGCAAGGGACAGGACGATGACCGCCATCTCGCCCCGGCATTCCTGCGGCTCGTCGCAGCCTGCCGCCCGGAGCTCGTCTTCGGCGAGCAGGTCGCGAGCGCGGCAGTGCTCGGACCGGTTGGCAGAAAGTCTCGCGCGGCAGTTGAGGGCCCGACTGGCTGGGCGTGGTTCGACGCTCTGGCGGCTGACCTGGAAGCGGCATCTTACGCCGTCGCGGCGGCCGATCTGCCGGCTGCGGGCATCGGCGCGCCGCACATCCGCCAACGCCTGTTCTTCGGCGCCGTCGCCTTGGACGCAGTCACTCGCGGGTTGGGCGACGGCCTCGGCGAGGGATCACAAGGACGGATCGGAATGCCGGTCGGTGCCGATCAATGCGCTGCTCGGCCGACAGGTCTGGCTGGCGGGTTGGCCGACGGCGATGGCGGGCTCGCCCGCCACGAAGCGATACAACGCGGCCGGCAACACCGATGCGAGCCGCAGGACGCTGAAGCTGGTCGTCTGGTCGAAGTCACCGACCCCGCCGGGACCTGCGCGACGGACGGCGTCTGGCGAAATCCTGACTGGCTCTTCTGCCGGGATGGGCGCTGGCGACCGGTTGAGCCCGGAACATTCCCGCTGGCTGATGGGATATCCGGCCGCATGGGGCTGCTGCGGGGCTACGGCAATGCGATCGTGCCGCCGCTCGCGGCGGAGTTCGTGACGGCCTTTCTGGGATCCCTGCCGGAGGGGCTGCGATGA
- a CDS encoding site-specific DNA-methyltransferase, with translation MTLSFAPDRIETWPLSRLQPYAKNAKVHGADQVVKIAASMAEFGWTVPCLVGEDGELIAGHGRVLAATQLGLTEAPVIVLGHLTEAQRRAYRIADNKLTELGTWDEALLSAELNELLAEDFDLSLVGFSDGELDKLLAFVPEGDGEEEGGAGGSVPPVTIPEPPRNPASRTGDLWILGDHRLLCGDSTSAAEVRRLMNGERAILFATDPPYLVDYDGSNHPTRNKDWSQSYGVTWDDSSQGAELYDGFIAAAVAEAIAEDAAWYCWHASRRQAMLEACWDKAGAFVHQQIIWVKDRGVLTRSHYLWKHEPCFMGWRRPNRPPKVAEETLASTWALPSFAKDDRPDHPTPKPLDAFGIPMRQHVARGGLCYEPFSGSGSQIMAGEANGRRVFAMEISPAYVDVAVERWQADTGREAILDGDGRIFAEVKAERLGDKADAAA, from the coding sequence ATGACGCTGAGCTTTGCCCCGGATCGGATCGAGACCTGGCCGCTGTCGCGCCTGCAGCCCTACGCGAAGAACGCGAAGGTGCACGGGGCCGACCAGGTCGTGAAGATCGCCGCCAGCATGGCCGAGTTCGGCTGGACCGTGCCTTGCCTCGTCGGCGAGGACGGGGAGCTGATCGCAGGCCATGGGCGCGTTCTGGCCGCGACCCAACTGGGGCTGACCGAGGCACCGGTCATCGTGCTCGGCCATCTGACCGAGGCCCAGCGCCGGGCCTATCGGATCGCGGACAACAAGCTGACCGAACTCGGGACATGGGACGAGGCGCTGCTCTCGGCCGAGTTGAACGAGTTGCTGGCCGAAGACTTCGACCTGTCGCTGGTCGGGTTCTCGGACGGCGAACTCGACAAGCTACTGGCCTTCGTGCCGGAGGGGGACGGCGAGGAAGAGGGTGGCGCCGGGGGCTCCGTGCCGCCGGTCACCATCCCCGAGCCACCGCGCAACCCGGCTTCGCGGACGGGTGATCTCTGGATCCTCGGCGACCACCGGCTGCTGTGCGGCGACAGCACCAGCGCTGCCGAGGTGCGCCGCCTGATGAATGGCGAGCGGGCGATCCTGTTCGCAACGGACCCGCCGTATCTCGTCGACTACGATGGCTCGAACCATCCGACGCGGAACAAGGACTGGAGTCAGAGCTACGGCGTGACCTGGGACGATTCCTCGCAAGGCGCGGAACTCTACGACGGCTTCATTGCCGCCGCGGTGGCGGAAGCCATCGCCGAAGATGCCGCCTGGTATTGCTGGCACGCCTCCCGCCGCCAGGCGATGCTGGAAGCCTGCTGGGACAAGGCCGGCGCGTTCGTTCACCAGCAGATCATCTGGGTCAAGGACCGCGGTGTCCTGACCCGGTCCCATTACCTCTGGAAGCACGAGCCCTGCTTCATGGGCTGGCGCCGCCCGAACCGGCCGCCGAAGGTGGCCGAGGAAACCCTCGCATCGACGTGGGCGCTGCCCAGCTTCGCCAAGGACGACCGGCCCGACCATCCGACACCGAAGCCGCTCGATGCGTTCGGCATCCCGATGCGCCAGCATGTGGCCCGGGGCGGGCTCTGCTACGAGCCGTTCTCGGGTTCGGGTTCGCAGATCATGGCGGGCGAGGCGAACGGCCGACGCGTCTTCGCGATGGAGATCAGCCCGGCTTACGTCGATGTCGCCGTCGAACGCTGGCAGGCCGACACCGGGCGCGAGGCGATCCTCGACGGCGACGGCCGGATTTTCGCCGAGGTGAAGGCCGAGCGGCTGGGCGACAAGGCCGATGCAGCCGCCTGA
- a CDS encoding DUF6362 family protein — protein sequence MGEWTTAQVQDRLELAAGVMRQMPGVMPQGFFNAWPEYFHSFADKVGQEPQMRRPRPSPRQITEAEEAMLWLRWLEPEDGRLVWARADGMAWKPICWQFGLSRTAATKRWQYGLAVITWRLNGRVPSPRRSQQFVIENANRLSRKIVL from the coding sequence ATGGGTGAGTGGACCACAGCGCAGGTGCAGGATCGGCTTGAACTTGCGGCGGGCGTGATGCGGCAGATGCCGGGCGTGATGCCGCAGGGCTTCTTCAACGCATGGCCCGAGTATTTCCACAGCTTCGCCGACAAGGTCGGTCAGGAGCCGCAGATGCGTCGCCCGAGGCCCAGCCCGCGACAGATCACGGAGGCCGAGGAGGCGATGCTCTGGCTGCGCTGGCTCGAGCCCGAGGATGGGCGCCTCGTCTGGGCCCGCGCCGACGGCATGGCGTGGAAGCCGATCTGCTGGCAGTTCGGCCTGTCGCGCACGGCCGCGACCAAGCGCTGGCAATACGGTCTGGCGGTGATCACTTGGCGGCTGAACGGTCGCGTGCCGTCGCCCCGGCGGTCACAGCAGTTCGTCATCGAAAACGCCAATCGGCTGTCAAGAAAAATCGTCCTCTGA
- a CDS encoding crossover junction endodeoxyribonuclease RuvC: MADLTLATSAREAIPDLRPVVRANRVTLALDLGTMTGWALHGIDGLITSGTASFRPGRFDGGGMRYLRFTNWLTEIDRLSGPVAAIWFEEVRRHAATDAAHVYGGLMATLTAWAELRGIPYEGVPVGTIKRHATGKGNANKDAVMAAARARGFSPADDNEADAIAILLWALETRGGVQ, encoded by the coding sequence ATGGCTGACCTGACTCTCGCCACCTCCGCCCGTGAGGCAATCCCCGATCTGCGACCCGTCGTCCGCGCCAACCGGGTGACGCTGGCGCTCGACCTCGGCACCATGACGGGCTGGGCGCTGCACGGCATCGACGGGCTGATCACCTCCGGCACGGCGTCCTTCCGCCCCGGCCGCTTCGACGGTGGCGGCATGCGGTATCTGCGGTTCACGAACTGGCTCACCGAGATCGACCGGCTGTCCGGGCCCGTCGCCGCCATCTGGTTCGAAGAGGTCCGCCGCCATGCCGCGACCGATGCCGCCCATGTCTATGGCGGGCTGATGGCCACGCTGACGGCATGGGCCGAATTGCGCGGCATTCCCTACGAGGGCGTTCCCGTCGGCACCATCAAGCGCCACGCCACCGGCAAGGGCAACGCGAACAAGGACGCCGTGATGGCGGCCGCCCGGGCGCGCGGCTTCAGCCCCGCCGACGACAATGAGGCCGACGCCATCGCGATCCTGCTCTGGGCGCTGGAGACCCGGGGAGGTGTGCAATGA
- a CDS encoding recombinase family protein: MPSTYGRRASQRSEGWVLVRDQYDDGGISGGTLDRPGLQRLLEDIEDGLVEVVVVYKIDRLSRSLADFAKLVEVFDRNGVTFVSVTQSFNTTTSMGRLTLNILLSFAQFEREVTAERIRDKVAASRKKGIWMGGVPPFGYRVENRKLVVDEEHAAHVRWIFARFLEIGSCTELAREVGTRGLRTPRGNRIDKKYIYRMLSNRAYIGEAVHKGDSYPGEHHAIIDRELWDKVHAILQESPRKRAARTRADTPALLKGLLYGPDGAAFSPTHTRKAGRLYRYYVSQTVLKHGAASCPIGRVPAGEIEAAVIEQLRAVFRQPEIVAGTWKAARVQYGEITEADARAALIRLDPLWDDLFPAEQARIVALLVERVEIVTEGLNVRLRMDGLAGLAREITADIGAAA, from the coding sequence ATGCCCTCGACGTATGGAAGGCGAGCCAGCCAGCGGTCTGAGGGCTGGGTACTCGTCCGCGATCAGTATGACGACGGCGGCATCTCCGGCGGCACGCTGGATCGCCCCGGCCTGCAGCGGCTGCTGGAGGACATCGAGGACGGGCTGGTCGAAGTGGTGGTGGTCTACAAGATCGACCGCCTCAGCCGCTCCCTGGCCGACTTCGCCAAGTTGGTCGAGGTGTTCGACCGCAATGGCGTGACGTTCGTCTCGGTCACGCAGTCCTTCAACACGACCACGTCGATGGGGCGGTTGACCCTGAACATCCTGCTCAGCTTCGCCCAGTTCGAGCGGGAGGTCACGGCCGAGCGGATCCGCGACAAGGTCGCCGCCAGCCGGAAGAAGGGCATATGGATGGGCGGGGTGCCGCCTTTCGGCTACCGTGTCGAGAACCGGAAGCTGGTGGTCGACGAAGAGCACGCTGCGCATGTGCGCTGGATCTTCGCCCGCTTCCTCGAGATCGGGTCCTGCACGGAACTGGCGCGGGAGGTCGGCACGCGGGGACTTCGGACGCCCCGCGGCAACCGGATCGACAAGAAATACATCTATCGGATGCTCAGCAACCGCGCCTACATCGGCGAGGCGGTCCACAAGGGCGACAGCTATCCCGGCGAGCACCACGCCATCATCGACCGCGAGCTGTGGGACAAGGTTCACGCCATCCTGCAGGAGAGCCCCCGGAAGCGCGCCGCGCGCACGCGCGCCGACACGCCCGCGCTGCTGAAGGGGTTGCTCTACGGCCCCGACGGCGCGGCCTTCTCGCCGACCCACACGCGCAAGGCCGGGCGGCTCTACCGCTACTACGTCAGCCAGACGGTGCTGAAGCATGGCGCGGCGTCGTGTCCCATCGGCCGCGTGCCCGCCGGCGAGATCGAAGCGGCCGTCATCGAGCAGTTGCGCGCCGTGTTCCGCCAGCCTGAGATTGTCGCGGGCACATGGAAGGCGGCGCGGGTGCAGTACGGTGAGATCACCGAGGCCGACGCGCGCGCGGCGCTGATTCGGCTCGACCCGCTGTGGGACGATCTGTTCCCGGCCGAGCAGGCGCGCATCGTGGCGCTGCTGGTCGAGCGGGTCGAGATCGTCACGGAAGGCCTGAACGTCCGGCTGCGTATGGACGGACTGGCCGGGCTGGCGCGCGAAATCACCGCCGACATAGGAGCAGCCGCATGA
- a CDS encoding DNA methyltransferase — translation MAHGTHEPTPQKTDSWSASLDPETAARSSLSEVDWGFPDRRSHSEIEGVHPYPAKFIAEIPRALINCLPLPPHSGVLDPFCGSGSSLVESQRLGIPAVGVDLNPIACLMSRVKTSACPTDIEQLAARIVASSETASDGEIPEIPNLDHWFQPNVQVEINKIARSIATSPSEARDALKLALSSIIVRVSNQESDTRYAAVQKDIDPSAVPTLFLRAVNRINAALQNRPYPLTSVDVIENDILKVEPSMIGRPIGLVVTSPPYPNAYEYWLYHKYRMWWLGYDPLKVKADEIGARAHFFKKNHHTAEDFARQMRQTLKLLGNVLVKGGFASFVVGRSKIHGKIYDNSEIITDEAAPLGFTPFFVTERELSANRKSFNLSHANIKTETVLVLRKEVE, via the coding sequence ATGGCGCACGGAACACACGAACCCACCCCCCAAAAGACGGATAGCTGGTCAGCTTCGCTAGATCCGGAAACAGCAGCAAGGTCGTCTTTGTCAGAGGTTGATTGGGGCTTCCCCGATCGGCGCAGCCATAGCGAGATCGAAGGCGTCCACCCTTATCCTGCCAAATTCATTGCGGAAATCCCGCGAGCACTCATCAACTGCTTGCCACTGCCTCCCCACAGCGGTGTGCTGGACCCGTTCTGCGGGAGCGGTAGCAGTTTAGTTGAAAGCCAGCGACTAGGCATTCCCGCTGTCGGAGTCGACCTGAACCCAATCGCTTGCCTAATGTCTCGCGTTAAGACCTCGGCCTGCCCGACCGATATCGAGCAGCTTGCTGCTCGGATTGTAGCGAGCTCAGAGACAGCTTCTGATGGCGAGATTCCTGAAATTCCTAATCTTGATCACTGGTTCCAGCCAAATGTCCAGGTGGAGATCAATAAGATTGCTCGTTCTATCGCGACTTCCCCAAGTGAGGCTCGCGATGCGCTGAAGCTAGCACTTTCGAGTATTATTGTCAGAGTCTCTAATCAGGAAAGCGATACCCGATATGCGGCGGTACAGAAGGATATCGATCCTTCCGCCGTCCCCACGCTTTTTTTGCGCGCGGTCAACCGCATCAACGCCGCTCTCCAAAATAGACCATATCCCTTGACCTCCGTGGATGTAATTGAGAACGACATCCTGAAGGTAGAGCCGAGCATGATTGGGCGACCGATTGGATTGGTCGTAACATCTCCTCCATACCCGAACGCATATGAGTATTGGCTTTATCACAAATACCGGATGTGGTGGTTGGGGTATGACCCATTGAAGGTGAAAGCTGACGAGATTGGTGCGCGGGCTCACTTCTTCAAGAAGAACCACCACACGGCCGAAGATTTTGCACGGCAAATGAGACAGACGCTAAAGCTTCTGGGAAACGTGTTGGTGAAGGGGGGCTTTGCAAGTTTCGTGGTTGGCCGCTCGAAGATCCATGGGAAGATTTACGACAACTCGGAAATCATCACAGATGAAGCTGCACCGCTTGGCTTCACTCCGTTCTTCGTAACAGAGCGGGAACTGTCAGCGAACCGAAAATCATTCAACCTTTCTCATGCAAACATTAAGACAGAAACCGTCTTGGTGCTGCGGAAGGAGGTCGAGTGA
- a CDS encoding TRM11 family SAM-dependent methyltransferase, with product MRLRWHNYKYYPYEKELASREVTSLICPSGANEVQDGLDLREARPGSGAERLTYFKGYENGSGFTSTVQAELEETARNGKNRQATRYSVHGLHEYKGKFNPQVAKALLNIFKVEPGQTVLDPFCGSGTTLVECCHLGVDAVGTDINPLAVFLSNAKLLGLSVPPCELRKAHKNISAQLRSFDGRKAPQSSAARREYLLKWFDPEIYDEIEGVRAIILDIAGEMSPIFLSVASNLLREYSQQDPRDLRIRRRTSPLPSNSFTSALLDALPQIIDRILSARELIGSRAPLGRAVLCDVSELTADSAMRKFDAAITSPPYAMALPYIDTQRLSLVWLDLLAPNQILELEASLIGSRELRGNSKRELPQLLASNEAELPDQEYELCIKLEDLLGEEDGFRRRAVPSLLYRYFASMKANFSSVNRLMREGAPYALIVGHNHTTIGGVRHDIDTPEHLSRLATAVGWKVEELIPLQTYRRYGYHVSNAVAAETLIILRKE from the coding sequence ATGCGGCTCCGTTGGCATAACTACAAGTACTACCCCTACGAGAAAGAGCTCGCTTCTCGGGAGGTGACTTCACTGATCTGCCCGTCAGGAGCCAATGAAGTACAAGATGGCCTGGATTTGCGCGAAGCAAGGCCCGGTTCCGGAGCGGAACGCCTGACCTATTTCAAGGGCTACGAGAATGGCTCTGGGTTTACTTCAACGGTGCAAGCTGAGCTGGAGGAAACGGCACGAAACGGAAAAAACCGCCAGGCGACACGTTATTCAGTTCATGGCCTGCATGAATACAAAGGGAAATTTAATCCGCAAGTCGCCAAGGCGCTTCTTAATATTTTCAAGGTTGAGCCTGGGCAGACTGTCCTTGATCCGTTCTGTGGTAGCGGCACGACTCTCGTTGAGTGTTGCCATTTGGGTGTCGACGCGGTCGGCACTGACATAAATCCACTCGCAGTCTTCTTGTCGAACGCAAAGCTACTTGGCTTGTCGGTCCCGCCCTGTGAACTCCGAAAAGCGCACAAGAACATTTCGGCCCAGCTTCGATCTTTTGATGGAAGGAAAGCCCCTCAGTCTTCTGCTGCGCGTCGCGAATACCTACTGAAATGGTTTGATCCTGAAATCTACGACGAAATCGAAGGCGTTCGGGCCATCATCCTCGACATTGCCGGCGAGATGTCGCCAATTTTTCTATCTGTAGCTAGCAACCTTCTTCGTGAGTATTCCCAGCAGGACCCACGAGACTTGCGGATCAGGAGGAGGACCTCGCCACTTCCGTCGAATTCGTTCACATCTGCGCTCTTGGATGCGCTTCCACAAATTATTGATCGGATACTTTCCGCGCGAGAACTCATTGGTTCACGGGCACCTCTCGGTCGAGCGGTACTCTGTGACGTATCCGAGTTGACGGCAGATAGCGCAATGCGGAAGTTCGATGCCGCCATTACCAGCCCGCCATATGCCATGGCACTCCCGTATATTGACACGCAACGCCTTTCGTTGGTTTGGCTTGATCTCCTGGCGCCCAATCAAATTCTCGAACTCGAGGCATCACTGATCGGAAGTAGAGAGCTTCGTGGAAACTCAAAGCGGGAACTGCCTCAATTGCTCGCATCAAACGAGGCAGAATTGCCGGATCAAGAGTACGAACTTTGCATCAAGCTCGAGGATTTGCTCGGTGAAGAAGACGGGTTTCGCAGGCGTGCCGTTCCGTCGCTTCTGTATCGATACTTCGCGTCGATGAAAGCAAACTTCAGCTCAGTGAACAGGCTGATGAGAGAGGGAGCTCCCTACGCTTTGATTGTTGGCCACAACCACACTACAATCGGGGGCGTTCGTCATGACATCGATACCCCCGAACACTTGTCGCGACTGGCTACTGCGGTCGGCTGGAAAGTAGAAGAACTCATTCCGCTGCAAACCTACCGGCGCTACGGATATCATGTGAGTAATGCGGTTGCAGCAGAAACGCTGATCATACTTCGGAAAGAATAG
- a CDS encoding restriction endonuclease PLD domain-containing protein, which produces MRYIDSASRNTSDVLGEWLASFSPLAVDALRWQTGYFSADGLAPLAPVINELKSQDRLTNCVIGSNGGETGEPDIETLVNLVGTPRANARIGVVSFSAGLFHPKVYHFTRQDGTQAAYVGSANLTTPGISGMNIEAGLLLDSSTGDPDHVLSDVAAAIDAWFNGPRPGLSTVTALADLAPLVAAGVLGVAPTPRTTQSISGSSGAASSKIGLKPLIKFPPVSVKSGTVAALGSAAAAPSAPPSTATVAPSAGPLTSSPRPPFPPYVLFAPGIATPTLGAAALTGSTLAGGAAGLVIRLNRDSARHFSGGSGTANVSVPVATIGTMRFGVFQGKYQRPRAEFDLRMRYVSNLGAYEVASSSTNVMVYGYAPGESGHGDVRMVVPAAPARAIRDHAAAHGFHVPTANDPMILEWPTPADPTFKATFIDPADPLFATVDGMLATASAGGALVGQGACWLPAGISPNW; this is translated from the coding sequence TTGAGATACATCGACTCAGCATCTCGAAACACGTCTGACGTTCTTGGAGAATGGCTCGCCAGCTTCAGTCCCCTGGCTGTCGACGCCCTACGTTGGCAAACGGGATACTTTAGTGCAGACGGACTGGCTCCTTTGGCGCCAGTAATAAATGAGCTGAAGTCGCAAGATAGATTGACGAATTGTGTAATTGGGTCAAACGGCGGAGAAACCGGAGAGCCAGATATCGAAACGCTGGTTAATCTCGTTGGAACCCCAAGAGCAAACGCAAGGATCGGGGTTGTTAGCTTCTCTGCGGGGCTATTTCACCCAAAGGTATATCACTTCACAAGGCAGGACGGCACTCAGGCCGCCTATGTTGGATCGGCAAATCTGACTACGCCGGGCATTTCTGGGATGAACATCGAGGCAGGTTTGCTCTTGGATTCATCGACCGGCGATCCCGATCACGTCCTTTCAGACGTCGCGGCAGCAATTGACGCTTGGTTCAATGGACCTCGGCCCGGGCTCTCAACTGTGACGGCACTTGCCGACCTCGCACCTCTAGTCGCCGCCGGAGTGCTTGGCGTGGCCCCTACGCCACGTACAACGCAATCCATTTCTGGAAGCAGCGGGGCGGCATCAAGCAAAATCGGACTCAAGCCGCTAATCAAGTTCCCCCCTGTCTCGGTTAAGAGCGGCACTGTAGCAGCTTTGGGTTCAGCGGCAGCAGCGCCTTCCGCCCCGCCCAGCACAGCGACGGTTGCTCCATCTGCCGGACCGCTTACCTCAAGCCCGCGCCCGCCCTTCCCCCCATATGTACTCTTCGCACCAGGCATCGCGACACCGACACTCGGGGCAGCAGCCTTGACCGGATCCACGCTAGCGGGCGGCGCTGCTGGATTGGTCATTCGCCTCAACCGAGACAGTGCAAGGCACTTCTCCGGAGGCAGTGGCACAGCAAACGTAAGCGTACCAGTTGCGACCATCGGCACGATGAGGTTCGGCGTATTTCAAGGAAAGTATCAGAGGCCTCGCGCCGAGTTCGACCTTCGCATGCGTTATGTCTCAAACTTGGGAGCCTACGAAGTAGCATCCTCTAGCACCAATGTAATGGTCTACGGATACGCTCCTGGTGAATCTGGCCATGGTGACGTGAGGATGGTCGTGCCGGCCGCGCCTGCTCGTGCCATTCGCGATCATGCCGCAGCACACGGATTCCATGTCCCGACAGCAAACGACCCAATGATCTTAGAGTGGCCGACGCCAGCCGATCCAACTTTCAAGGCAACATTCATCGATCCAGCTGACCCACTCTTCGCCACGGTAGACGGGATGCTCGCCACTGCTTCAGCCGGTGGTGCGCTCGTGGGTCAAGGTGCGTGCTGGTTACCCGCAGGTATTTCGCCGAACTGGTAA
- a CDS encoding Dyp-type peroxidase gives MRQANWDRVPIEIQSIDAPLSRAAIFLTLTVEAGDGPLAPVRDLLSGLDDLVKSVSFPHLDAKLSCVVAIGSDLWDRLSPRRRPKALAPFQPVIGNPHRAPATPGDLLFHIRAERQDLCFALETLILDRLRGAVAVADEVFGFRYYDARDLLGFIDGTANPTGDKLPASTLVGNEDRHFAGGSHVTVQKYLHDLGVWNAKSTEAQQAVIGRTKADNIELADAPADAQKSHKTLTTITDPDGTEHDILRDNMPFGRPGAGEFGTYFIGYSRDPAVTQKMLERMFIGDPPGLYDKILDASRAVTGARFFAPTAEMLAGVGSEK, from the coding sequence ATGCGCCAAGCGAACTGGGACCGTGTCCCCATCGAAATACAGAGCATCGACGCCCCCCTGTCGCGGGCAGCGATCTTTCTGACACTGACCGTTGAGGCGGGCGATGGCCCGCTGGCCCCCGTGCGCGACCTGCTGTCCGGCCTCGACGATCTGGTAAAATCAGTCAGCTTTCCGCATCTGGACGCCAAGCTGAGCTGTGTCGTCGCCATCGGCTCGGACCTGTGGGACCGTCTGTCGCCGCGCCGCCGGCCCAAGGCATTGGCGCCCTTCCAGCCGGTCATCGGCAACCCGCACCGGGCCCCGGCGACGCCCGGTGATCTTTTATTCCACATCCGCGCCGAGCGGCAGGACCTGTGCTTTGCGCTGGAAACGCTGATCCTCGACCGGTTGCGCGGCGCAGTCGCCGTCGCCGACGAGGTGTTCGGCTTTCGCTATTACGATGCGCGTGATCTGCTCGGCTTTATCGATGGCACTGCGAATCCGACGGGGGACAAGCTGCCGGCCTCGACCCTCGTCGGGAACGAGGACCGGCACTTCGCCGGCGGCAGCCATGTGACGGTGCAGAAATACCTGCATGATCTGGGCGTCTGGAACGCCAAGAGCACCGAGGCACAGCAGGCCGTCATCGGCCGGACCAAGGCCGATAATATCGAACTGGCCGATGCCCCCGCGGATGCCCAGAAATCACACAAAACGCTGACCACAATCACCGATCCGGACGGCACCGAGCATGACATCCTGCGCGACAACATGCCGTTCGGTCGCCCCGGCGCGGGCGAGTTCGGGACCTATTTCATCGGCTACAGCCGCGATCCCGCCGTCACGCAAAAGATGCTCGAGCGGATGTTCATCGGTGATCCGCCCGGACTTTACGATAAAATCCTGGACGCCTCGCGTGCTGTGACGGGGGCGAGGTTCTTTGCACCGACCGCGGAAATGCTGGCGGGAGTCGGGAGCGAAAAGTAG
- the ychF gene encoding redox-regulated ATPase YchF — protein sequence MGFRMGIVGLPNVGKSTLFNALTRTAAAQAANFPFCTIEPNVGDVAVPDARLDKLAAIAGSKQIIPTRITFVDIAGLVKGASKGEGLGNQFLANIREVDAIAHVLRCFEDGDITHVEGRIDPLADAETIETELMIADMESIERRLANLSRKVKGGDKDAVAQERLLKAALVALEAGRPARSLTIAEDDRRAWDMLQLLSAKPVLYVCNVAEAEAAEGNALTAAVAERAEAEGAGHVVISARIEEELSQLPADEAAEFLGEMGLTEAGLDRLIRAGYELLGLQTYFTVGPKEARAWTITRGTMAPQAAGVIHGDFERGFIRAETIAYDDYIAGNGEAGAREAGRFRVEGKGYEVKDGDVLHFLFNG from the coding sequence ATGGGCTTTCGCATGGGAATCGTCGGGCTGCCGAATGTCGGCAAGTCCACCCTGTTCAACGCCCTGACCCGCACCGCGGCCGCCCAGGCGGCCAACTTTCCGTTCTGCACCATCGAGCCGAACGTCGGCGACGTGGCCGTTCCGGATGCGCGCCTCGACAAGCTGGCGGCTATCGCCGGCAGCAAGCAGATCATCCCGACGCGCATCACCTTTGTCGACATCGCCGGCCTCGTGAAGGGCGCCAGCAAGGGCGAGGGGCTCGGCAACCAGTTCCTCGCCAACATCCGCGAGGTCGATGCCATCGCCCATGTGCTGCGCTGCTTCGAGGACGGCGACATCACCCATGTCGAGGGCCGGATCGACCCGCTGGCTGATGCCGAGACCATCGAGACCGAGCTGATGATCGCCGACATGGAATCGATCGAGCGGCGACTGGCGAACCTGTCTCGCAAGGTGAAGGGCGGCGACAAGGATGCCGTCGCGCAAGAGCGGCTGCTGAAGGCGGCACTGGTGGCGCTTGAGGCCGGGCGTCCCGCCCGCAGCCTTACCATTGCCGAGGATGATCGTCGCGCCTGGGACATGCTGCAGTTGCTGAGCGCCAAGCCGGTGCTTTACGTTTGCAACGTCGCCGAGGCCGAGGCGGCCGAGGGTAACGCCCTGACAGCCGCGGTCGCCGAACGGGCTGAGGCAGAGGGCGCGGGCCATGTGGTCATCTCGGCCCGGATCGAGGAAGAGCTGTCGCAACTGCCGGCCGACGAGGCCGCCGAGTTCCTGGGCGAGATGGGGCTGACGGAGGCCGGCCTCGACCGGCTGATCCGCGCCGGCTACGAATTGCTGGGTCTGCAGACCTATTTTACCGTCGGCCCCAAGGAGGCGCGCGCCTGGACCATCACGCGCGGCACCATGGCCCCGCAGGCGGCGGGCGTCATCCATGGTGATTTCGAGCGTGGCTTCATCCGGGCCGAGACCATCGCCTATGACGATTACATTGCAGGCAATGGCGAGGCGGGCGCGCGCGAGGCGGGTCGGTTCCGGGTCGAAGGCAAAGGCTACGAGGTCAAGGACGGGGACGTCCTGCACTTCCTCTTCAACGGCTGA